CGGGTGGTGGAGGCGGCCGAGGCCTTCGACGTGGGCGCGCAGGCGCTGCGGGGGCAGCGGGATTCGCGGCTGCGGGTCGCGGCCAGCATGACGATCGCGGAGTACCTGCTGCCCGGGTGGCTGATCGCACTGCGGGGGCAGCGGCCGGGGACGGCGGTGTCGCTGCACGCGGGGAACTCGGCGATCGTGGCCGAGCTGGTCCTCGCGCACGAGGCGGACCTGGGGTTCGTGGAGGGGCTGTCCGTGCCCGAGGGTCTGGACTCGGTGGTCATCGCGCAGGACCGGCTCGTGGTGGCGGTGGCGCCGGGGCACGCGTGGGCGCGGCGCTCGCGCGGGGTGGAGGCCGCGGAGCTGGCGGCGACCCCGCTGATCCTGCGGGAGCGGGGGTCGGGGACCCGGCAGGTCCTGGACGCGGCGCTGGCCGCGTCAGGGGGGCTGGCGCAGCCCTTGCTGGAGCTGGCGTCCACCACCGCGGTGAAGTCGGCGGCGCTGAGCGGGGCGGGGCCGTGCGTGCTGTCGGAGCTGGCGGTGGGGGACGAGCTGGCGTCGCGGCGGCTGGTGGAGGTACCGGTGGCCGGGGCCGGGCTGGCGCGGGCCCTGCGGGCAGTGTGGCCGACGGGCGCCCGCCCGGCCGGCCCGGCCCGCGACCTGCTGTCCCTGACCCGCCGCCCGGCCTGACCGGGCCCCGCCCGGCGGAGCCTCGTGCGGGGGCCGCCCGGAACCCGCGGGGGCGCCCGGTGGCGCCCGTGCGGGGCTCGCACCGGGCCCGCCGGGGCGCCCGGGCGGCGGTCCGGGGTGGGCCGGGCCCGGGTTACACCGTCGCCGGGGTCAGCGCCGGGGCGGGGGTGGTGAGGTTGAACTCCGCCGCCGCGTCGATCAGGGCCGCCATCACGCGGGTGTCCTTGTCGCGCTCCGGGTGCCACTGGACGCCCACCACCCAGCGGTCCGGATCCGGGAGTTCGATGGCCTCGACCGTGCCGTCCAGCGCGTGCGCCGACACGACCAGCCCCTCGCCGAGGCGGTCCACCGCCTGGTGGTGGTAGGTCGGGACCTCCGCCTCCTCGGGGACCAGCGCCGCGTAGCGGGTGCCGGGGACCGGTCGGACCGGGTGCCAGGAGGTGACGCCCGGGGTGTGCACGTGGCCGTCGATGTGCTGGATCAGCGTGCCGCCCAGGGCCACGTTCAGCGCCTGCATGCCCCGGCAGATGCCGAGCAGCGGGGCGCCGGACGTCAGCGCGGCCCCGATCAGCGCGAGCTCCCACGTGTCGCGGACCGTCGCGGGGGCGCCCGTACGCGGATCGCGGGCCGCGCCGTAGCGCACCGGGTCCACGTCCGGGCCGCCCGCGATGACCAGGCCGTCCACCCGGCCCAGTACCTCCCCCGCCCGGGACGGGTCGTCCGGGGGCAGCAGTACGGCCGTACCGCCCGCGGCCTGGACGAGTTCGTAGTACCCGGAGGGGACGAGGGACGTGGCGAGGTCCCACACGCCGTAGCGGGTGGACTCCTCCACATAGGTGGTGATGCCGATGAGCGGCCTGGGCACGGTTCTACCTCCAGGAGGGCGGGATCCGAGTCAGCGTCAGGATTTCAGTCGCGGGTCAATTCCGCCTCGGCTTCGGCCAGCGCAGCGAACTCCTCCTCGGGTGCGGAGGCGACGAGACGGTGGCGGCTGTAGAAGGCGAAGTAGGCGAGGGCGACGGCGTAGACGGCCAGCGCGATGAACGCCGCGTCCTTGTCCACCAGGAAGGTGGCGACCAGCGCCGACAGGGCCAGCACGAACGCCACCGAGGAGGTGACGGCCCCGCCCGGCGTGCGGTACGGGCGCTCCAGGTCCGGCTCGCGGCGGCGCAGCACGATGTGGGACAGGGCCATCAGGGCGTAGGAGATGGTCGCGCCGAACACCGCGATGTTCAGCATGCGCGGGCCGTTCCCGGTGGCGGCGGCCAGGGCGAAACCGATCGCACCGGGGATCAGCAGGCCCAGGTAGGGGGCCTTGCGCTTCGAGGTGAGGGACAGGAATCGCGGCAGGTAGCCGGCCCGCGACAGCGCGAAGAGCTGACGGGAGCCCGCGTAGATGAGCGAGAAGAAGGAGGCCACGAGCCCGGCCAGACCGGCGTAGTTGACGAAGGTCTTGAGCCAGGACAGCCCCGGGTCGCCCTCCAGTGCGACGACCAGCGGGTTGCCCGCGTCCTTGATGGCGTCCGCGCCGCGCGCGCCGGTGGAGGCCAGGAACGTCATCAGGGCCAGCAGGACGAGGATGCCCATCGAGATCGACAGTGCGCGGGGCATCGAGCGCACCGGGTCCTTGGCCTCCTCGGCCGCCAGCGGAACGCCTTCCACCCCGAGGAAGAACCACATCCCGAAGGGGAACGCGGCCCAGATGCCGAGGAAGCCGAGCGGCAGCCACGAACTCGCGCCCGCGGCGCTGGTGTCGACGGCGATGTCGTCGAGGCGGGACGGGTCGAACTCGGTGAAGGCGCCCAGCGCGAAGACGACCAGGGCGAGCACGGCGACGGCGGTGACGACGAGCGAGAAGCGCAGGGCCTCGCCCACCCCCCACAGGTGGATGCCGATGAACACGGCGAAGCAGGCGAGGTAGACGGGCCAGCCGGAGGTCAGGCCGAGGAGGTGGAGCGACTCGACGTAGTCGCCGATGAAGATGGAGATCGCGGCGGGCGCCAGGATGTACTCGATGAGGATGGCCGTGCCGGTGAGGAAGCCGCCCCAGGTGCCCAGCGCCCGGCGGGCGAAGCCGTAACCGCCGCCCGCCGTGGGCAAGATGGCCGACAGCTCCGCGAGCGAGAACACCAGGCAGGCGTACATCGCGCCCATCAGGGCCGTCGCGATGGCGAGACCGCCGAACCCGCCCTGGGCGAGACCGACGTTCCAGCCGGAGAAGTCGCCCGAGACGACGTAGGCGACGCCGAGGCCGGTGAGCAGCAGCCAGCCGGCGCTGCCGCGGCGCAGCGTGCGGCGCTCCAGGTACGTGTCCGGGGCCTGCGGGGCCTTGGTGGTTGCGGGCGCGGCGGTCAGCCGGGCCTCGATGTCGTCGGCCATGTGCGCTCCTGCCTGGGGCAAGGTGGTGCAACGGGTGAGGGGGATGCGGCATGCAAAGGTTGTGAGGCGTACCTTTGCGTCATGCGGGTGGAGCGCGCAAGACCCTGGCGTTAAACGGGGGTTACGAAACGCTCTCGGCCGGGGTCCGCCCCTGACGGCTCACGCCAGGAAGCCCCGCAGCAGCGCGGCCGTGCCGCAGCAGTGCTCGCGCATCGTCTCGCGGGCCGATTCGGCGTCCCGCTCCAGCACCGCCTCGACGAGCGCGGTGTGCTGCTGCTGCGAGTGTTCGAGGTTGCGCACCAGCAGCGGGATGCAGTCCAGCAGGTCGTTGACGGTGGCCCGGACGGCTGCGTACTGGGCCGTCAGAGTGGGGGAACCGGCCAGTTCGCACAGGGTGAGGTGGAACAGGGTGTCCTGGCGGCGGTACTCCTGGAGCGGGGCGTCGTGGGTGGCCGCGAGGGCGCCGAGCAGCCGCTCCGTGCCCTCCTCGGTGAGCCCGTGCGAGGCGCACAGGCCGGCCGCGCCCACTTCGAGTACCTCGCGGAACCGCAGCGCGTCCTCGATGTCCACCCCCGCCACCCGGCGCCGCAGCTCCTGCTCGGCGCCGCCGGCCGGCGTGTCCGGGCGCGCCCGTACGAACGTCCCGCCGTAGCGGCCGCGCCGCGCCTCCACCAGGCCCTGGTCCTGGAGTACTTTCAGTACCTCGCGCAGCGTGACCCGGCTGATGCCCATCCGCTCGGCCAACTCCCGCTCGGGCGGCAGTCGTTCCCCGCCCGGCACCAGACCCAGCCGGACCACCTGGAGGATCTGCTCCAGCGCCTCCTCGAAACCGTTG
This Streptomyces sp. NBC_00539 DNA region includes the following protein-coding sequences:
- a CDS encoding FadR/GntR family transcriptional regulator yields the protein MTDTASEGDAIARLNPVLRQVRAGNGFEEALEQILQVVRLGLVPGGERLPPERELAERMGISRVTLREVLKVLQDQGLVEARRGRYGGTFVRARPDTPAGGAEQELRRRVAGVDIEDALRFREVLEVGAAGLCASHGLTEEGTERLLGALAATHDAPLQEYRRQDTLFHLTLCELAGSPTLTAQYAAVRATVNDLLDCIPLLVRNLEHSQQQHTALVEAVLERDAESARETMREHCCGTAALLRGFLA
- a CDS encoding LysR family transcriptional regulator encodes the protein MGNEEVVPLAHRVPDLGALELLLAVARVGSLSGAARGLGITQPAASSRIRAMETRLGVALVDRSPRGSTLTAQGALVTDWARRVVEAAEAFDVGAQALRGQRDSRLRVAASMTIAEYLLPGWLIALRGQRPGTAVSLHAGNSAIVAELVLAHEADLGFVEGLSVPEGLDSVVIAQDRLVVAVAPGHAWARRSRGVEAAELAATPLILRERGSGTRQVLDAALAASGGLAQPLLELASTTAVKSAALSGAGPCVLSELAVGDELASRRLVEVPVAGAGLARALRAVWPTGARPAGPARDLLSLTRRPA
- a CDS encoding gamma-glutamyl-gamma-aminobutyrate hydrolase family protein, which gives rise to MPRPLIGITTYVEESTRYGVWDLATSLVPSGYYELVQAAGGTAVLLPPDDPSRAGEVLGRVDGLVIAGGPDVDPVRYGAARDPRTGAPATVRDTWELALIGAALTSGAPLLGICRGMQALNVALGGTLIQHIDGHVHTPGVTSWHPVRPVPGTRYAALVPEEAEVPTYHHQAVDRLGEGLVVSAHALDGTVEAIELPDPDRWVVGVQWHPERDKDTRVMAALIDAAAEFNLTTPAPALTPATV
- the eat gene encoding ethanolamine permease, translating into MADDIEARLTAAPATTKAPQAPDTYLERRTLRRGSAGWLLLTGLGVAYVVSGDFSGWNVGLAQGGFGGLAIATALMGAMYACLVFSLAELSAILPTAGGGYGFARRALGTWGGFLTGTAILIEYILAPAAISIFIGDYVESLHLLGLTSGWPVYLACFAVFIGIHLWGVGEALRFSLVVTAVAVLALVVFALGAFTEFDPSRLDDIAVDTSAAGASSWLPLGFLGIWAAFPFGMWFFLGVEGVPLAAEEAKDPVRSMPRALSISMGILVLLALMTFLASTGARGADAIKDAGNPLVVALEGDPGLSWLKTFVNYAGLAGLVASFFSLIYAGSRQLFALSRAGYLPRFLSLTSKRKAPYLGLLIPGAIGFALAAATGNGPRMLNIAVFGATISYALMALSHIVLRRREPDLERPYRTPGGAVTSSVAFVLALSALVATFLVDKDAAFIALAVYAVALAYFAFYSRHRLVASAPEEEFAALAEAEAELTRD